Proteins encoded within one genomic window of Nitrospina gracilis 3/211:
- a CDS encoding thiolase family protein, which yields MKSDNTYIYGAARTPIGKVGGALSKVPATRLGAAAIREAVARSGVKPEAIGEVIMGNVVSAGLGQAPARQAAIHAGLPSKVGAITINKVCGSGLKAVMLADDAIRLGRADFIVAGGMENMSLAPHLLPNSRQGHKLGHIQVLDSLILDGLWDSFGQCHMGEIAEQLSQRYSRKAQDDYALESYRRAREAQENCRFSHEIVGIPIESKNGTVVIDKDEQPFANDLERLPNLPPAFKKDTGCITAGNASKINDGAAALIIGSEDPKLQPLARITGQATFSTDPVHFPVAPIEAITQLLKGWPARIEDIDLFEINEAFSVAMLAVCDALHLDREKVNVNGGAVGLGHPIGASGARLLVTLLYALQARNLKKGVAAICLGGGEAVALGIERVA from the coding sequence ATGAAATCCGATAACACTTACATTTATGGAGCGGCGCGTACCCCGATTGGAAAAGTGGGTGGCGCGCTAAGCAAGGTACCCGCAACTCGATTGGGTGCAGCGGCAATCCGGGAAGCCGTGGCACGAAGTGGTGTGAAGCCGGAAGCGATCGGTGAGGTCATTATGGGCAACGTGGTTTCCGCGGGACTTGGACAGGCCCCGGCCCGGCAGGCGGCAATCCATGCCGGCTTGCCTTCCAAGGTCGGTGCGATCACCATCAACAAGGTGTGCGGCTCGGGATTGAAGGCCGTGATGCTGGCGGACGACGCCATCCGCCTCGGCCGCGCCGATTTCATCGTCGCGGGCGGTATGGAAAACATGAGCCTGGCTCCGCACCTGCTTCCGAATTCCAGGCAGGGGCACAAGCTCGGCCACATTCAGGTGCTGGACAGTCTCATCCTCGACGGGCTATGGGACAGCTTCGGCCAATGCCATATGGGGGAGATTGCGGAACAACTCTCTCAAAGGTACAGCAGAAAAGCCCAGGACGACTACGCGCTCGAAAGCTACCGCCGGGCGCGGGAAGCGCAGGAGAACTGCCGGTTTTCTCACGAAATCGTCGGCATTCCCATCGAAAGCAAAAACGGTACAGTAGTAATCGACAAGGACGAACAGCCTTTCGCCAACGACCTGGAACGTTTGCCCAATTTACCACCTGCGTTTAAGAAGGACACCGGGTGCATCACTGCGGGCAACGCTTCGAAAATCAACGATGGTGCAGCGGCCCTCATAATCGGAAGCGAGGACCCCAAACTTCAACCCCTGGCGCGGATCACGGGTCAGGCAACGTTTTCCACCGATCCGGTTCATTTTCCTGTCGCTCCCATTGAAGCCATCACACAGTTACTGAAAGGGTGGCCGGCCCGCATCGAGGACATCGACCTGTTCGAGATCAATGAGGCATTTTCCGTTGCCATGCTTGCCGTCTGCGATGCCCTTCACCTGGACCGGGAAAAAGTGAATGTGAACGGCGGCGCGGTGGGGCTGGGGCATCCTATTGGGGCTTCCGGTGCCCGCCTGCTGGTCACTCTGCTGTATGCGCTACAGGCCCGCAATCTTAAAAAAGGTGTGGCCGCCATCTGCCTGGGTGGAGGGGAGGCGGTGGCTCTCGGTATCGAAAGGGTGGCTTGA